One Salmo trutta chromosome 26, fSalTru1.1, whole genome shotgun sequence DNA window includes the following coding sequences:
- the dynll2a gene encoding dynein light chain 2, cytoplasmic yields the protein MTDRKAVIKNADMSEDMQQDAVDCATQAMEKYNIEKDIAAYIKKEFDKKYNPTWHCIVGRNFGSYVTHETKHFIYFYLGQVAILLFKSG from the exons ATGACTGACAGGAAGGCAGTAATCAAGAATGCTGACATGTCTGAGGACATGCAGCAGGATGCTGTGGACTGTGCTACCCAGGCCATGGAGAAGTACAATATAGAAAAGGACATTGCAGCCTACATAAAGAAG GAATTTGACAAGAAGTATAACCCTACATGGCATTGCATTGTTGGAAGGAACTTCGGCAGCTACGTCACTCATGAGACAAAGCATTTCATCTACTTCTACTTAGGGCAGGTGGCCATCCTCCTCTTCAAGTCTGGCTGA
- the srsf1a gene encoding serine/arginine-rich splicing factor 1B, translated as MSGGVVRGPAGNNDCRIYVGNLPPDIRTKDVEDVFYKYGAIRDIDLKNRRGGPPFAFIEFEDPRDADDAVYGRDGYDYDGYRLRVEFPRSGRGGGRGGFGGGGVGGAPRGRYGPPSRRSEYRVIVSGLPQSGSWQDLKDHMREAGDVCYADVFRDGTGVVEFVRKEDMTYAVRKLDNTKFRSHEGETAYVRVKVDGPRSPSYGRSRSRSRSRSRSRSAASRSRSNSRGGGTRGGRGSPRYSPRHSRSRSRS; from the exons ATGTCGGGAGGCGTTGTGCGAGGCCCTGCAGGAAATAACGATTGTCGTATTTACGTCGGAAATCTACCCCCTGATATTCGCACCAAAGATGTCGAGGACGTGTTTTACAAATACGGAGCTATTCGCGACATCGACTTGAAAAATCGGAGAGGAGGACCTCCCTTTGCCTTTATCGAATTTGAAGATCCCAG GGATGCCGACGATGCAGTTTACGGACGAGACGGTTATGATTACGACGGTTATCGGCTGCGAGTTGAATTCCCTCGGAGCGGCAGGGGTGGGGGGAGAGGCGGCTTTGGTGGTGGGGGGGttggtggcgcccctagaggcaGATACGGGCCGCCATCCAGACGCTCCGAGTATAGGGTCATTGTCTCAG GGCTACCCCAGAGTGGCAGCTGGCAGGACCTCAAGGATCACATGCGTGAGGCTGGGGATGTATGTTATGCTGATGTTTTCAGAGATGGAACTGGAGTTGTGGAGTTTGTACGCAAAGAAGACATGACCTATGCCGTTCGAAAGCTGGATAACACCAAATTCCGATCACACGAG GGAGAGACCGCTTACGTTCGCGTGAAAGTAGATGGTCCCCGCAGCCCGAGCTATGGAAGATCACGTTCCAGGAGCCGCAGTCGAAGCAGGAGCCGCAGTGCAGCCAGTCGCAGCCGCAGCAACTCTCGCGGTGGTGGTACCCGTGGTGGCAGAGGATCTCCTCGCTACTCTCCTCGCCATAGCCGCTCTCGCTCCCGTTCCTAA
- the LOC115163423 gene encoding fructose-bisphosphate aldolase C-like: MTHQFPALSSGQKQELQEIALRIITPGKGILAADESVGSMAKRLNQIGVENTEENRRQYRQILFRADDRINSCIGGVIFFHETLYQHADDGTPFVKMIKDRGITVGIKVDKGVVPLAGTNGESTTQGLDGLSERCVQYKKDGANFAKWRCVFKISETTPSKLSIEENANVLARYSSICQQHGIVPIVEPEILSDGDHDLRRCQYVTEKVLAALYKAMSDHHVYLEGTLLKPNMATPGHSCPTKYSAEEVAMATVTALRRTVPPAVTGVTFLSGGQSEEEASVHLNAINNCSLVKPWALTFSYGRALQVSALKTWRGHKENESAATEQFIKRAEVNGLACQGKYTGGGDSESDQIYVANHAY; this comes from the exons ATGACGCACCAATTCCCAGCCCTCTCCAGTGGTCAGAAGCAGGAGCTCCAGGAGATTGCCCTTCGTATCATCACTCCAGGGAAGGGCATCCTGGCAGCTGATGAGTCTGTTG GCAGCATGGCAAAGCGCCTTAACCAGATAGGGGTTGAGAACACTGAGGAGAACCGCCGGCAGTACCGCCAGATCCTCTTCAGGGCTGACGACCGCATCAACAGCTGCATCGGAGGAGTCATCTTCTTCCATGAGACGCTGTACCAGCACGCTGACGATGGCACGCCCTTTGTCAAGATGATCAAGGACAGGGGCATCACTGTGGGAATCAAG GTTGACAAGGGTGTTGTCCCCTTGGCAGGAACCAATGGAGAATCTACCACTCAGG GACTGGATGGGCTCTCAGAACGCTGTGTTCAGTATAAGAAGGATGGGGCAAACTTTGCTAAGTGGCGCTGTGTGTTCAAGATCAGTGAGACCACCCCCTCTAAACTGTCCATTGAAGAGAATGCAAATGTCCTGGCTCGATATTCAAGCATTTGCCAGCAG CATGGGATTGTGCCTATTGTGGAGCCAGAGATTTTGTCTGATGGAGATCATGATCTGAGGCGTTGTCAGTATGTCACAGAGAAG GTGCTAGCTGCATTGTACAAGGCCATGTCTGACCATCATGTGTACCTGGAGGGCACTCTGCTCAAGCCTAATATGGCCACTCCTGGCCACAGCTGCCCCACCAAATACAGCGCAGAGGAGGTCGCCATGGCAACGGTTACAGCCTTGCGCCGCACCGTCCCTCCTGCTGTCACGG GAGTGACGTTCCTTTCTGGGGGTCAGAGTGAAGAGGAGGCCTCTGTCCACCTGAATGCCATCAACAACTGCTCCCTGGTGAAGCCCTGGGCCCTCACCTTCTCGTATGGCCGAGCCCTGCAGGTCTCCGCACTCAAAACCTGGCGTGGACATAAAGAGAATGAGAGTGCTGCCACTGAGCAGTTTATCAAGAGAGCAGAG GTGAATGGCTTGGCCTGTCAGGGGAAGTACACTGGTGGCGGGGACAGTGAATCTGACCAGATCTATGTGGCCAATCATGCATACTGA
- the LOC115163424 gene encoding ribosomal protein S6 kinase-related protein-like — MGSDSSKQKRQAPSQERRRYQAWHSLLSNMRISFTDGIRHLGPPGLATQCMVLGSEAPIPEDHLQPGDSPQKPVMEGTHPGFISIFLPEFPHPKFPGQDNFQILGFIAKGFFGPILKVKDMSKEKIYAVKVLSKSEILKHGVLEQSKEEVIIQRQVSHPFLHNLQDCWQTQRHLFIMCEYCSTGDLYTYWLLKGQFGEDEARVFAAELGCALGFLHNLGIMHRDVKMENVLLSDQGHLRLTDFGLSRRLEQGARAFTICGTIQYMAPEVLSGGPYSHAADWWSLGVLLFSLVTGKFPVPPEPDHSNMLRKVRDCPYSIPKTFNPALTLLLTELLCKNPAHRLRSLERFKRQTFFRGTSFDSQLLQKRPVELILQLKNHPDRPAIAMRGLSMDYFQNFDCDIFHSPTSPTDMSPTLANIDLSQTLATAQGFSA, encoded by the exons ATGGGCAGCGACTCAAGTAAACAAAAG AGACAGGCGCCAAGCCAAGAGAGACGACGCTATCAAGCCTGGCATAGCCTTCTCTCCAATATGAGAATATCCTTTACTGACGGAATTCGCCACCTTGGCCCACCTGGTCTAGCCACACAGTGCATGGTGCTCGGCAGTGAAGCCCCAATCCCTGAGGACCACCTCCAACCAGGAGACAGCCCTCAGAAGCCTGTCATGGAGGGGACTCACCCTGGCTTCATCTCTATCTTTCTGCCAGAGTTCCCACACCCTAAATTCCCTGGGCAAGACAATTTCCAG ATCCTGGGCTTCATAGCTAAAGGCTTCTTTGGTCCTATCTTGAAAGTAAAGGACATGTCGAAGGAGAAGATTTATGCCGTTAAG GTTTTATCCAAGTCTGAGATACTGAAGCATGGGGTCCTGGAACAGTCAAAGGAGGAGGTCATCATTCAG CGGCAGGTCAGCCACCCATTCCTCCACAATCTGCAGGATTGCTGGCAGACCCAGCGTCACCTCTTCATTA TGTGTGAGTACTGCAGTACTGGAGACCTGTATACCTACTGGTTACTGAAGGGCCAGTTTGGGGAGGATGAGGCTCGGGTGTTCGCTGCAGAGCTAGGCTGTGCTTTGG GTTTCCTTCACAACTTGGGGATCATGCATAGGGATGTGAAA ATGGAAAATGTCCTTCTGTCTGACCAAG GTCATCTGCGTTTAACTGACTTTGGACTCTCTCGCCGGCTTGAGCAGGGCGCAAGAGCATTTACAATTTGTGGGACAATCCAATACATGG CTCCTGAAGTCCTGAGTGGGGGTCCCTACAGCCATGCTGCTGATTGGTGGTCTCTCGGCGTTCTGTTGTTCTCATTGGTGACCGGAAAG TTCCCTGTGCCTCCAGAGCCAGACCACTCCAACATGCTGAGAAAGGTCAGAGATTGCCCATACTCCATACCCAAGACCTTCAACCCTGCATTGACCCTTCTGctcacagag CTCCTATGCAAGAACCCAGCTCATCGCCTGCGTAGCCTGGAGCGCTTCAAAAGGCAGACGTTTTTCCGTGGCACTTCCTTTGACTCTCAACTGCTACAGAAGAGACCCGTTGAACTAATTCTTCAACTGAAGAACCATCCTGATCGTCCAGCCATAGCCATGCGAGGCCTGTCTATGGACTACTTCCAGAACTTTGACTGTGACATATTCCACTCCCCTACCAGCCCCACTGACATGTCACCTACTTTGGCCAACATTGACCTGAGCCAGACCCTGGCTACAGCTCAGGGTTTTAGCGCATGA